In Vespa crabro chromosome 5, iyVesCrab1.2, whole genome shotgun sequence, a single window of DNA contains:
- the LOC124424071 gene encoding tyrosine-protein kinase Dnt-like isoform X1 gives MACEEKGGEEEAEVDGEKQKKQWKKEEEKEETVQTTSRTCPGLMGYSGLQAELFYVREGVINEYAIKFVVPVPAQVHKLHFTWQNLAGRPLPYTMDVDISNPSALSSSLNISQTGEIPVGVLQTWALALHCGPYDAEVDLSLRINVSVSRKNTTSLEFRRKKICLKEKSGYTGPEEVLVAASGSTSGGQVFYAAIGCACAFIAAICVLVVAYYVRDKKTRRHRDPLQESRGLSSACSVERGTGVGPAQTFLSPETPPPSASGASASTYRRLDDRPSRELHERIQEITVQRCRVRLLSIEMEGTFGRVYRGSYHEEGASSPRDVLVKTAAEHASQSQVALLLREGLALYGLSHPALLPVLGVSIEDRSAPFLLYPHTGYKNMKRFLLRCKLSSEGPPRALTTQEVVEMALQAAKGVQYLHRKRLVHKDLAARNCVVDDDLRVQITDNALARDLFPQDYHCLGDNENRPIKWLAIESLLGKTFTTASDVWAFGVLLWELTTLAQQPYVEVDPFEMASYLRDGYRLAQPINCPDELFAVMAYCWAMSPDERPTFGQLIICLQDFHTQLTRYV, from the exons GTCTCCAAGCGGAATTGTTTTACGTCAGAGAAGGTGTGATCAATGAATATGCAATTAAATTCGTTGTACCGGTTCCCGCTCAAGTTCACAAGTTGCATTTCACATGGCAAAATCTCGCCGGCAGACCG CTTCCTTATACGATGGACGTTGATATCAGCAATCCATCGGCATTGAGTAGCTCCCTGAACATATCTCAAACGGGGGAGATACCAGTTGGTGTTTTACAAACTTGGGCCTTAGCTTTACATTGTGGCCCCTATGACGCCGAAGTAGACCTTAGCCTACGGATAAATGTTTCCGTATCGCGAAAGAACACAACGAGTTTAGAATTTAGACGGAAGAAGATCTGTTTGAAAGAGAAGAGTGGCTATACCGGACCCGAAGAGGTTTTAGTCGCTGCTTCGGGTTCTACTTCCGGTGGACAGGTGTTCTATGCAGCCATCGGATGTGCCTGTGCCTTCATCGCTGCCATATGCGTTCTCGTAGTGGCCTATTACGTTCGAGATAAGAAGACTCGAAGGCATAGGGATCCGTTACA AGAGTCCAGAGGTCTCAGTTCAGCGTGTAGCGTAGAGCGAGGAACAGGGGTTGGTCCGGCGCAAACCTTTCTGTCTCCAGAAACTCCGCCACCCTCAGCGTCTGGAGCATCAGCATCCACTTATAGAAGATTAGACGACAGACCTAGTCGAGAGCTACATGAAAGAATTCAAGAGATCACGGTACAAAG ATGCAGGGTGCGTCTTCTCAGCATAGAAATGGAGGGCACCTTTGGTCGCGTGTACAGGGGTAGTTATCACGAGGAGGGTGCTTCGTCTCCGAGGGACGTTCTAGTAAAAACAGCCGCCGAGCACGCCTCACAGTCGCAA GTTGCCCTTCTTCTACGAGAAGGTTTAGCTCTTTACGGCTTGAGTCATCCAGCCTTACTCCCTGTTCTTGGTGTCTCGATCGAGGATAGAAGCGCGCCCTTCTTACTTTATCCTCATACCGGTTACAAAAACATGAAGAGATTCTTACTAAGGTGCAAGCTGAGCAGCGAAGGGCCACCGAGGGCTCTTACCACTCAGGAAGTCGTCGAAATGGCACTTCAAGCTGCCAAAGGGGTTCAGTATCTTCATAGGAAACGACTTGTCCATAAAGATCTCGCTGCGAGGAATTGCGT gGTCGATGATGATCTACGAGTTCAAATAACGGACAATGCCCTTGCTAGAGATCTCTTCCCTCAGGATTACCATTGTTTGGGAGATAACGAGAATCGACCAATTAAGTGGTTAGCTATAGAGAGTCTACTTGGTAAAACGTTTACCACTGCATCAGACGTT TGGGCATTCGGTGTTCTCCTATGGGAATTAACTACGTTGGCACAACAACCCTACGTCGAAGTAGATCCATTTGAGATGGCGAGTTATCTACGTGATGGTTACAGATTAGCCCAGCCGATCAATTGTCCCGATGAACTATTCGCGGTGATGGCCTATTGTTGGGCCATGTCTCCCGACGAGAGACCTACCTTTGGACAACTCATAATCTGTTTGCAAGATTTTCACACGCAATTAACGAGATACGTTTAA
- the LOC124424071 gene encoding tyrosine-protein kinase Dnt-like isoform X2, with product MSLLELTSILFLVLASPASGYFNLFLSQAEVRKLMGLQAELFYVREGVINEYAIKFVVPVPAQVHKLHFTWQNLAGRPLPYTMDVDISNPSALSSSLNISQTGEIPVGVLQTWALALHCGPYDAEVDLSLRINVSVSRKNTTSLEFRRKKICLKEKSGYTGPEEVLVAASGSTSGGQVFYAAIGCACAFIAAICVLVVAYYVRDKKTRRHRDPLQESRGLSSACSVERGTGVGPAQTFLSPETPPPSASGASASTYRRLDDRPSRELHERIQEITVQRCRVRLLSIEMEGTFGRVYRGSYHEEGASSPRDVLVKTAAEHASQSQVALLLREGLALYGLSHPALLPVLGVSIEDRSAPFLLYPHTGYKNMKRFLLRCKLSSEGPPRALTTQEVVEMALQAAKGVQYLHRKRLVHKDLAARNCVVDDDLRVQITDNALARDLFPQDYHCLGDNENRPIKWLAIESLLGKTFTTASDVWAFGVLLWELTTLAQQPYVEVDPFEMASYLRDGYRLAQPINCPDELFAVMAYCWAMSPDERPTFGQLIICLQDFHTQLTRYV from the exons GTCTCCAAGCGGAATTGTTTTACGTCAGAGAAGGTGTGATCAATGAATATGCAATTAAATTCGTTGTACCGGTTCCCGCTCAAGTTCACAAGTTGCATTTCACATGGCAAAATCTCGCCGGCAGACCG CTTCCTTATACGATGGACGTTGATATCAGCAATCCATCGGCATTGAGTAGCTCCCTGAACATATCTCAAACGGGGGAGATACCAGTTGGTGTTTTACAAACTTGGGCCTTAGCTTTACATTGTGGCCCCTATGACGCCGAAGTAGACCTTAGCCTACGGATAAATGTTTCCGTATCGCGAAAGAACACAACGAGTTTAGAATTTAGACGGAAGAAGATCTGTTTGAAAGAGAAGAGTGGCTATACCGGACCCGAAGAGGTTTTAGTCGCTGCTTCGGGTTCTACTTCCGGTGGACAGGTGTTCTATGCAGCCATCGGATGTGCCTGTGCCTTCATCGCTGCCATATGCGTTCTCGTAGTGGCCTATTACGTTCGAGATAAGAAGACTCGAAGGCATAGGGATCCGTTACA AGAGTCCAGAGGTCTCAGTTCAGCGTGTAGCGTAGAGCGAGGAACAGGGGTTGGTCCGGCGCAAACCTTTCTGTCTCCAGAAACTCCGCCACCCTCAGCGTCTGGAGCATCAGCATCCACTTATAGAAGATTAGACGACAGACCTAGTCGAGAGCTACATGAAAGAATTCAAGAGATCACGGTACAAAG ATGCAGGGTGCGTCTTCTCAGCATAGAAATGGAGGGCACCTTTGGTCGCGTGTACAGGGGTAGTTATCACGAGGAGGGTGCTTCGTCTCCGAGGGACGTTCTAGTAAAAACAGCCGCCGAGCACGCCTCACAGTCGCAA GTTGCCCTTCTTCTACGAGAAGGTTTAGCTCTTTACGGCTTGAGTCATCCAGCCTTACTCCCTGTTCTTGGTGTCTCGATCGAGGATAGAAGCGCGCCCTTCTTACTTTATCCTCATACCGGTTACAAAAACATGAAGAGATTCTTACTAAGGTGCAAGCTGAGCAGCGAAGGGCCACCGAGGGCTCTTACCACTCAGGAAGTCGTCGAAATGGCACTTCAAGCTGCCAAAGGGGTTCAGTATCTTCATAGGAAACGACTTGTCCATAAAGATCTCGCTGCGAGGAATTGCGT gGTCGATGATGATCTACGAGTTCAAATAACGGACAATGCCCTTGCTAGAGATCTCTTCCCTCAGGATTACCATTGTTTGGGAGATAACGAGAATCGACCAATTAAGTGGTTAGCTATAGAGAGTCTACTTGGTAAAACGTTTACCACTGCATCAGACGTT TGGGCATTCGGTGTTCTCCTATGGGAATTAACTACGTTGGCACAACAACCCTACGTCGAAGTAGATCCATTTGAGATGGCGAGTTATCTACGTGATGGTTACAGATTAGCCCAGCCGATCAATTGTCCCGATGAACTATTCGCGGTGATGGCCTATTGTTGGGCCATGTCTCCCGACGAGAGACCTACCTTTGGACAACTCATAATCTGTTTGCAAGATTTTCACACGCAATTAACGAGATACGTTTAA
- the LOC124424071 gene encoding tyrosine-protein kinase Dnt-like isoform X3 — protein sequence MLSSRPPVSRTCTMALVSHVGEIRTCAYACLQAELFYVREGVINEYAIKFVVPVPAQVHKLHFTWQNLAGRPLPYTMDVDISNPSALSSSLNISQTGEIPVGVLQTWALALHCGPYDAEVDLSLRINVSVSRKNTTSLEFRRKKICLKEKSGYTGPEEVLVAASGSTSGGQVFYAAIGCACAFIAAICVLVVAYYVRDKKTRRHRDPLQESRGLSSACSVERGTGVGPAQTFLSPETPPPSASGASASTYRRLDDRPSRELHERIQEITVQRCRVRLLSIEMEGTFGRVYRGSYHEEGASSPRDVLVKTAAEHASQSQVALLLREGLALYGLSHPALLPVLGVSIEDRSAPFLLYPHTGYKNMKRFLLRCKLSSEGPPRALTTQEVVEMALQAAKGVQYLHRKRLVHKDLAARNCVVDDDLRVQITDNALARDLFPQDYHCLGDNENRPIKWLAIESLLGKTFTTASDVWAFGVLLWELTTLAQQPYVEVDPFEMASYLRDGYRLAQPINCPDELFAVMAYCWAMSPDERPTFGQLIICLQDFHTQLTRYV from the exons GTCTCCAAGCGGAATTGTTTTACGTCAGAGAAGGTGTGATCAATGAATATGCAATTAAATTCGTTGTACCGGTTCCCGCTCAAGTTCACAAGTTGCATTTCACATGGCAAAATCTCGCCGGCAGACCG CTTCCTTATACGATGGACGTTGATATCAGCAATCCATCGGCATTGAGTAGCTCCCTGAACATATCTCAAACGGGGGAGATACCAGTTGGTGTTTTACAAACTTGGGCCTTAGCTTTACATTGTGGCCCCTATGACGCCGAAGTAGACCTTAGCCTACGGATAAATGTTTCCGTATCGCGAAAGAACACAACGAGTTTAGAATTTAGACGGAAGAAGATCTGTTTGAAAGAGAAGAGTGGCTATACCGGACCCGAAGAGGTTTTAGTCGCTGCTTCGGGTTCTACTTCCGGTGGACAGGTGTTCTATGCAGCCATCGGATGTGCCTGTGCCTTCATCGCTGCCATATGCGTTCTCGTAGTGGCCTATTACGTTCGAGATAAGAAGACTCGAAGGCATAGGGATCCGTTACA AGAGTCCAGAGGTCTCAGTTCAGCGTGTAGCGTAGAGCGAGGAACAGGGGTTGGTCCGGCGCAAACCTTTCTGTCTCCAGAAACTCCGCCACCCTCAGCGTCTGGAGCATCAGCATCCACTTATAGAAGATTAGACGACAGACCTAGTCGAGAGCTACATGAAAGAATTCAAGAGATCACGGTACAAAG ATGCAGGGTGCGTCTTCTCAGCATAGAAATGGAGGGCACCTTTGGTCGCGTGTACAGGGGTAGTTATCACGAGGAGGGTGCTTCGTCTCCGAGGGACGTTCTAGTAAAAACAGCCGCCGAGCACGCCTCACAGTCGCAA GTTGCCCTTCTTCTACGAGAAGGTTTAGCTCTTTACGGCTTGAGTCATCCAGCCTTACTCCCTGTTCTTGGTGTCTCGATCGAGGATAGAAGCGCGCCCTTCTTACTTTATCCTCATACCGGTTACAAAAACATGAAGAGATTCTTACTAAGGTGCAAGCTGAGCAGCGAAGGGCCACCGAGGGCTCTTACCACTCAGGAAGTCGTCGAAATGGCACTTCAAGCTGCCAAAGGGGTTCAGTATCTTCATAGGAAACGACTTGTCCATAAAGATCTCGCTGCGAGGAATTGCGT gGTCGATGATGATCTACGAGTTCAAATAACGGACAATGCCCTTGCTAGAGATCTCTTCCCTCAGGATTACCATTGTTTGGGAGATAACGAGAATCGACCAATTAAGTGGTTAGCTATAGAGAGTCTACTTGGTAAAACGTTTACCACTGCATCAGACGTT TGGGCATTCGGTGTTCTCCTATGGGAATTAACTACGTTGGCACAACAACCCTACGTCGAAGTAGATCCATTTGAGATGGCGAGTTATCTACGTGATGGTTACAGATTAGCCCAGCCGATCAATTGTCCCGATGAACTATTCGCGGTGATGGCCTATTGTTGGGCCATGTCTCCCGACGAGAGACCTACCTTTGGACAACTCATAATCTGTTTGCAAGATTTTCACACGCAATTAACGAGATACGTTTAA
- the LOC124424214 gene encoding uncharacterized protein LOC124424214, whose amino-acid sequence MRKFTGWPIICLTILLAEDTIADLNVSSKIDLDSSEIQLTSSDRPVIISNQRERIVDVQKEPLMIRINEQPNPWLHRSTQSFIRSSFPEDLRKRRTHLSSGSATNTPNTPNTPNTVVNNVRIFVNENETEKGSNVASCENGVCDVSVSSKIDDEGNIVTDVHITIITNTKPNIEVAEIPVIDGFRGIEENIPRPSSPVFHPLDHVKPTFTHFLRNDIPQVQVRGFVEPNNGEIHFQDRRNYGKIFPATYRWYNGNNHEQRGYNKGFQDSRSWLPRRVIVDDKIEAPLSKTKQSEK is encoded by the exons ATGAGAAAATTCACAGGATGGCCGATCATTTGTCTGACCATTCTCCTTGCCGAGGACACCATAGCCGATTTGAACGTCTCCTCAAAGATCGATCTCGACTCGAGCGAAATCCAGCTAACATCGTCCGATCGTCCTGTCATCATCTCAAACCAAAGAGAAAGGATCGTCGATGTTCAAAAGGAACCTTTGATGATACGCATCAACGAACAACCGAACCCATGGTTACATCGTTCGACTCAGTCCTTCATAAGATCAAGTTTCCCAGAAGATTTAAGAAAACGAAGGACACATCTATCATCC ggatCGGCGACAAACACTCCAAACACTCCAAACACTCCAAACACTGTTGTAAACAACGTACGAATTTTTGTAAACGAAAACGAGACGGAAAAGGGATCGAATGTTGCATCCTGCGAAAATGGTGTTTGCGACGTATCGgtttcgtcgaaaatcgaCGACGAGGGAAACATTGTGACGGACGTACACATCACCATAATCACAAACACAAAGCCGAACATCGAGGTCGCCGAAATTCCGGTTATCGATGGATTTCGGGGCATAGAAGAGAACATACCTCGCCCATCGTCTCCCGTGTTTCATCCTCTGGATCATGTGAAACCGACTTTCACTCATTTTCTGCGTAACGATATACCGCAA GTTCAAGTACGTGGATTTGTGGAACCAAACAACGGAGAAATTCATTTTCAAGATCGAAGAAACTACGGAAAAATATTTCCGGCTACATACCGATGGTATAACGGGAATAATCATGAACAACGTGGATACAACAAGGGTTTTCAAGATTCTAGGTCGTGGCTTCCGCGAAGAGTTATTGTCGACGATAAGATCGAAGCACCGCTTAGTAAAACGAAGCAATccgagaaataa
- the LOC124424213 gene encoding A-agglutinin anchorage subunit-like isoform X1: MDIRIYALLLLFVFVGSNAEFRPSARHRRDVERNNGEYYNIAKIIKRAVDSSTTTTRKSSEDSTSTNNKNPGTTTPNTASPDTTTSNTASPDTTTSNTASSGTVNPSTKSPTTTKTTPSTPKSTPKPTSGTTKATTTKSNPTSTETTTKPITEATSKPQLGLRSAFEEKDDSSSKPSNSDEKPEKKPSSVSSRIKPDTPDKKDKSPSLPSMLNLGYPLTGGNYPFPGFNSIPPYGPNYAFTSTSNSPGGSASASASSFASAGTSSGGHPIYPAYDSRSGFYPNNPFYNPNEYTPGNKWPINDIPQNNPIKPITSSRSSFDTEDKPKSSNNSPTGNNAHPISNPNSIPSIGPQTFPNSFYGGPYTPNFDYPAVNSVQGPNYAWTNSGPGYAGASAGASSGTGPSFGSRGAFPDNNAGAGYMDNSAYLPGNIDPGFGFPHSGFDSDFGNNFAAHQRMMEEHFKAIQAQIEAQQRAIFEASNGLNSGPGSSEPGLQSAISSISVGPRGGFQAAEINPAAPGIESRFANELPPPSRGQYGVFASSHSSSATDGTGRTIGHKSATTGVNDNGKITFRTIQDK, from the exons ATGTCGAAAGGAACAATGGTGAATACTACAATATAGCCAAGATTATAAAACGTGCGGTTGATTCGTCTACTACGACTACTAGAAAGAGCAGCGAGGACAGCACTAgtactaacaataagaatccTGGCACTACGACTCCTAACACTGCAAGTCCTGACACTACGACTTCTAACACTGCAAGTCCTGACACTACGACTTCTAATACTGCAAGTTCTGGCACTGTGAATCCTAGCACTAAAAGTCCTACCACTACGAAAACTACCCCATCGACTCCTAAGTCAACTCCTAAGCCGACAAGTGGCACTACCAAAGCCACGACCACTAAATCAAATCCTACATCAACAGAAACGACTACTAAACCTATTACCGAAGCAACGAGCAAACCACAATTGGGTTTAAGATCGGCCTttgaagagaaagatgatTCTTCATCGAAACCTAGTAACTCCGATGAAAAACCTGAGAAAAAACCATCGTCTGTGTCATCCCGTATAAAACCGGATACACCtgataaaaaagacaagagtCCATCTTTACCGTCAATGTTAAATTTGGGTTATCCATTGACTGGTGGTAACTATCCATTCCCTGGATTTAACTCTATACCACCTTACGGTCCTAACTATGCATTTACCAGTACCAGTAATAGTCCCGGAGGATCAGCGAGTGCATCGGCTAGCAGTTTCGCCAGTGCCGGTACATCATCGGGCGGCCACCCAATCTATCCAGCGTACGATTCACGTAGTGGATTCTATCCTAATAATCCATTTTATAATCCAAATGAATACACTCCTGGTAATAAATGGCCAATCAATGACATTCCTCAAAATAATCCTATAAAACCTATCACTAGTTCGCGTTCTTCTTTCGATACGGAAGATAAGCCTAAATCTTCGAATAATTCGCCAACTGGTAATAATGCACATCCAATTAGTAATCCTAATTCTATACCATCAATTGGACCACAAACTTTTCCAAATTCTTTTTACGGAGGTCCTTACACTCCCAATTTCGATTATCCCGCCGTAAATTCGGTTCAGGGACCTAATTATGCCTGGACTAATTCCGGGCCTGGTTACGCTGGAGCATCTGCTGGTGCTTCTTCTGGTACTGGACCGTCGTTTGGTAGTCGTGGTGCATTCCCCGACAATAATGCTGGAGCGGGATATATGGATAATTCAGCATACCTTCCTGGTAACATAG ATCCTGGCTTCGGTTTCCCCCATTCTGGATTTGACTCAGATTTTGGCAACAATTTTGCAGCTCACCAACGCATGATGGAAGAACATTTCAAGGCTATTCAAGCACAAATCGAAGCTCAACAACGAGC GATATTCGAGGCAAGCAATGGATTAAATTCCGGACCAGGTTCTTCTGAACCAGGATTGCAATCTGCTATTTCGAGCATTAGTGTCGGGCCTAGGGGTGGTTTTCAGGCTGCTGAGATAAATCCT GCTGCTCCAGGAATAGAGTCTCGATTTGCTAATGaattaccaccaccatcaaGAGGACAATATGGTGTTTTTGCTAGTTCCCATTCTTCTAGTGCAACAGATGGCACTGGAAGAACTATTGGTCACAAATCAGCGACCACTGGAGTAAATGACAATGGAAAAATTACCTTCCGTACTATCCAAGATAAATAA
- the LOC124424213 gene encoding uncharacterized protein LOC124424213 isoform X2: MDIRIYALLLLFVFVGSNAEFRPSARHRRETTTKPITEATSKPQLGLRSAFEEKDDSSSKPSNSDEKPEKKPSSVSSRIKPDTPDKKDKSPSLPSMLNLGYPLTGGNYPFPGFNSIPPYGPNYAFTSTSNSPGGSASASASSFASAGTSSGGHPIYPAYDSRSGFYPNNPFYNPNEYTPGNKWPINDIPQNNPIKPITSSRSSFDTEDKPKSSNNSPTGNNAHPISNPNSIPSIGPQTFPNSFYGGPYTPNFDYPAVNSVQGPNYAWTNSGPGYAGASAGASSGTGPSFGSRGAFPDNNAGAGYMDNSAYLPGNIDPGFGFPHSGFDSDFGNNFAAHQRMMEEHFKAIQAQIEAQQRAIFEASNGLNSGPGSSEPGLQSAISSISVGPRGGFQAAEINPAAPGIESRFANELPPPSRGQYGVFASSHSSSATDGTGRTIGHKSATTGVNDNGKITFRTIQDK, translated from the exons AAACGACTACTAAACCTATTACCGAAGCAACGAGCAAACCACAATTGGGTTTAAGATCGGCCTttgaagagaaagatgatTCTTCATCGAAACCTAGTAACTCCGATGAAAAACCTGAGAAAAAACCATCGTCTGTGTCATCCCGTATAAAACCGGATACACCtgataaaaaagacaagagtCCATCTTTACCGTCAATGTTAAATTTGGGTTATCCATTGACTGGTGGTAACTATCCATTCCCTGGATTTAACTCTATACCACCTTACGGTCCTAACTATGCATTTACCAGTACCAGTAATAGTCCCGGAGGATCAGCGAGTGCATCGGCTAGCAGTTTCGCCAGTGCCGGTACATCATCGGGCGGCCACCCAATCTATCCAGCGTACGATTCACGTAGTGGATTCTATCCTAATAATCCATTTTATAATCCAAATGAATACACTCCTGGTAATAAATGGCCAATCAATGACATTCCTCAAAATAATCCTATAAAACCTATCACTAGTTCGCGTTCTTCTTTCGATACGGAAGATAAGCCTAAATCTTCGAATAATTCGCCAACTGGTAATAATGCACATCCAATTAGTAATCCTAATTCTATACCATCAATTGGACCACAAACTTTTCCAAATTCTTTTTACGGAGGTCCTTACACTCCCAATTTCGATTATCCCGCCGTAAATTCGGTTCAGGGACCTAATTATGCCTGGACTAATTCCGGGCCTGGTTACGCTGGAGCATCTGCTGGTGCTTCTTCTGGTACTGGACCGTCGTTTGGTAGTCGTGGTGCATTCCCCGACAATAATGCTGGAGCGGGATATATGGATAATTCAGCATACCTTCCTGGTAACATAG ATCCTGGCTTCGGTTTCCCCCATTCTGGATTTGACTCAGATTTTGGCAACAATTTTGCAGCTCACCAACGCATGATGGAAGAACATTTCAAGGCTATTCAAGCACAAATCGAAGCTCAACAACGAGC GATATTCGAGGCAAGCAATGGATTAAATTCCGGACCAGGTTCTTCTGAACCAGGATTGCAATCTGCTATTTCGAGCATTAGTGTCGGGCCTAGGGGTGGTTTTCAGGCTGCTGAGATAAATCCT GCTGCTCCAGGAATAGAGTCTCGATTTGCTAATGaattaccaccaccatcaaGAGGACAATATGGTGTTTTTGCTAGTTCCCATTCTTCTAGTGCAACAGATGGCACTGGAAGAACTATTGGTCACAAATCAGCGACCACTGGAGTAAATGACAATGGAAAAATTACCTTCCGTACTATCCAAGATAAATAA